A single window of Acinetobacter wuhouensis DNA harbors:
- a CDS encoding 3-oxoacid CoA-transferase subunit B: MSYTKLSRDQIAERVAQDIPDGAYVNLGIGLPTKISNYLPSDKDVFLHSENGLLAFGPPPAEEDRDPELINAGKEFVTMLTGGCFFHHGDSFAMMRGGHLDIAVLGAFQIAENGDLANWHTGAPDAIPAVGGAMDLAVGAKKVFITTDHVTKKGEPKIVAELSYPATGLKCVDRIYTDLCVIDVTAEGMKVIEKVDGLSFDELQSMTGAKLIDATA; the protein is encoded by the coding sequence ATGAGTTATACCAAATTAAGCCGTGATCAAATTGCTGAACGTGTGGCACAAGACATTCCAGATGGTGCTTATGTCAATCTAGGCATTGGCTTACCGACCAAAATTTCAAATTACCTACCATCGGATAAAGACGTATTTTTACATTCTGAAAATGGTTTATTAGCGTTTGGTCCACCACCTGCGGAAGAAGATCGTGATCCTGAATTAATTAATGCAGGTAAAGAATTTGTCACTATGCTCACAGGTGGTTGCTTCTTCCACCACGGTGATTCCTTTGCCATGATGCGTGGTGGACACTTAGACATTGCTGTTTTGGGTGCTTTTCAAATTGCTGAAAATGGTGACTTAGCTAACTGGCATACAGGCGCACCAGATGCGATTCCTGCGGTGGGTGGTGCGATGGATTTAGCCGTTGGGGCAAAGAAAGTGTTTATCACAACAGACCATGTCACTAAAAAAGGCGAACCGAAAATCGTGGCTGAACTGTCTTATCCTGCGACAGGTTTGAAATGTGTAGATCGTATTTATACAGACCTTTGCGTGATTGATGTGACTGCTGAAGGTATGAAAGTCATAGAAAAAGTGGATGGTTTAAGCTTTGACGAATTGCAGTCGATGACGGGTGCAAAATTGATTGATGCAACTGCTTAA
- a CDS encoding 3-oxoacid CoA-transferase subunit A, giving the protein MIDKSSASLKEALSQIKDGTTIMIGGFGTAGQPAELIDGLIELGVKDLVIINNNAGNGDYGLAKLLKTGAVRKIICSFPRQSDSWVFDELYRAGKIELELVPQGNLACRIQAAGMGLGPIYTPTGFGTMLAEGKPTLNYEGKDFVLENPIKADFALIKAHQGDRWGNLVYNKSARNFGPIMAMAADVTIAQVSEVVELGALDPEHIITPGIFVQHVVAVGSTDNNAQ; this is encoded by the coding sequence ATGATTGATAAAAGCTCAGCTTCACTGAAAGAAGCACTTTCCCAGATCAAAGATGGTACGACCATCATGATTGGTGGATTTGGCACAGCAGGACAACCCGCTGAACTCATTGATGGCTTGATCGAACTAGGTGTGAAAGACCTTGTCATTATCAATAACAACGCAGGCAATGGCGATTACGGTTTAGCTAAACTTCTAAAAACAGGTGCAGTCCGTAAAATCATTTGTTCATTCCCACGTCAGTCAGACTCCTGGGTGTTTGATGAACTCTATCGCGCAGGAAAAATTGAACTCGAACTTGTTCCACAAGGCAACTTAGCTTGTCGTATCCAGGCTGCAGGCATGGGCTTAGGACCAATCTACACCCCAACAGGTTTTGGAACGATGCTTGCTGAAGGCAAGCCGACCTTAAATTATGAAGGCAAAGACTTTGTTTTAGAAAATCCAATCAAAGCTGATTTTGCTTTAATCAAAGCACATCAAGGCGACCGTTGGGGCAATTTAGTCTACAACAAATCTGCACGTAACTTCGGTCCAATCATGGCAATGGCAGCAGATGTGACGATTGCACAAGTGTCAGAAGTGGTTGAACTCGGTGCACTAGATCCTGAACATATCATTACCCCAGGGATTTTTGTTCAACACGTTGTCGCTGTCGGTTCCACTGACAATAACGCACAGTAA
- the catC gene encoding muconolactone Delta-isomerase: MLFQVKMDVHIPLDMPTEKANEIKAVEKAYSQDLQRQGKWRHIWRITGQYSNISIFDVESNEELHNILQGLPLYPYMDIQVTALNRHPSSIREDDT; this comes from the coding sequence ATGCTTTTCCAAGTAAAAATGGACGTTCATATCCCACTCGATATGCCAACTGAAAAAGCCAATGAAATTAAAGCCGTTGAAAAAGCATATTCTCAGGATTTGCAACGACAAGGGAAATGGCGTCACATTTGGCGCATAACGGGTCAGTATTCCAATATCAGTATTTTTGATGTTGAAAGTAATGAAGAATTACACAATATCTTACAAGGCTTACCCCTCTACCCTTATATGGATATTCAGGTGACTGCCTTAAACCGTCACCCGTCTTCTATTCGTGAAGATGATACCTGA
- a CDS encoding muconate/chloromuconate family cycloisomerase, producing the protein MYTSIETLLVEIPTIRPHKMAVATMQTQTLVLVKVSTEDGFIGWGEATTIGGLGYGEESPESVKTNIETYFAPLLKTLNNLNVAQTMQTINRNINGNRFAKCAIQTALLDIQAQRLGLPLSEVLGGRLRDSISVLWVLASGNTEKDIAEAQKMIESKRHNVFKLKIGSRPVEQDVEHVLAIKKALGDDISIRVDVNRAWSELTAIKGIQMLQDGGIDLIEQPCAIHNIDAMERLTRKFDIAIMADESLMGPQSAYELAKRNAASVFAVKVAQSGGLIEGCEVGKIANLAGIDLYGGTMLEGPVGTIASAHVFSTFSNLAYGTELFGPLLLTEQILKTPLQYENFELKIPTGHGLGIELDEDKIDNLRRQ; encoded by the coding sequence ATGTATACATCCATAGAAACATTGCTTGTTGAGATTCCAACCATCCGTCCGCACAAGATGGCGGTTGCAACAATGCAAACACAAACCTTAGTACTGGTCAAAGTAAGCACGGAAGATGGCTTTATCGGCTGGGGTGAAGCGACCACAATCGGTGGCTTAGGCTATGGTGAAGAAAGTCCAGAAAGTGTTAAAACCAATATTGAAACTTATTTTGCACCCTTATTAAAAACTTTAAACAATTTAAACGTCGCACAAACGATGCAAACGATTAACCGTAATATCAATGGTAACCGTTTTGCTAAATGCGCAATTCAGACTGCATTACTGGATATCCAGGCACAGCGTTTAGGCTTACCTTTAAGCGAAGTCTTAGGCGGACGTTTACGTGACAGCATTTCAGTTCTTTGGGTTCTTGCATCTGGCAATACTGAAAAAGACATTGCTGAAGCGCAAAAAATGATTGAAAGCAAACGGCACAATGTCTTCAAACTAAAAATCGGCTCTCGTCCTGTAGAACAAGATGTTGAACATGTTTTAGCGATTAAAAAAGCATTGGGCGATGACATTTCAATTCGTGTCGATGTCAATCGTGCTTGGTCTGAGTTAACTGCGATTAAAGGCATTCAAATGCTCCAAGACGGTGGCATTGATCTCATCGAACAGCCTTGCGCCATTCACAATATTGATGCAATGGAACGACTGACGCGTAAGTTTGATATTGCCATTATGGCTGATGAATCTTTAATGGGTCCACAAAGCGCTTATGAACTAGCTAAACGTAATGCTGCTTCTGTTTTTGCAGTCAAAGTCGCACAGTCTGGCGGTTTAATTGAAGGCTGCGAAGTTGGAAAAATTGCCAATTTAGCAGGGATCGACCTTTATGGTGGCACCATGCTTGAAGGTCCTGTAGGAACAATTGCATCAGCACACGTATTTTCTACATTCAGTAACCTAGCTTATGGCACTGAGCTTTTTGGTCCATTACTACTTACTGAACAAATTTTAAAAACACCTCTTCAATACGAAAACTTTGAGCTAAAAATCCCAACGGGTCATGGCTTAGGGATTGAATTGGATGAAGACAAAATCGACAACCTACGTCGTCAATAA
- the catM gene encoding cis,cis-muconate-binding transcription regulator CatM → MELRHLRYFVTVVEEQSITKAAEKLCIAQPPLSRQIQKLEEELGITLFERGSRPVKTTEAGMFFYEHAVQILTHTAQATSMARRINAVDKTVRIGYVSSLLYALLPQIIYLFRQRHPDIHVELIECGTRDQIEALKAGKIDIGFGRLRLTDPSIKRLFLRKERLKLAVHKNHHLAEFIDTGVYLSQILDESIFSYPITPKPNFSTLIQSVFTELGLVPKKFTEVREIHLALGLVSSGEGICLIPESASDIGMKNLIYIPILDLEAYSPISLSVRNMDQSAYIPNILECIKQVFEENEMPIQLNED, encoded by the coding sequence ATGGAGTTAAGACATTTACGATATTTTGTTACTGTTGTTGAAGAGCAAAGTATTACCAAGGCTGCAGAAAAGTTGTGTATTGCTCAACCGCCTTTAAGTCGACAAATTCAAAAATTAGAAGAGGAGTTAGGCATTACCTTATTTGAACGAGGTTCTCGCCCAGTTAAAACTACTGAGGCAGGGATGTTCTTTTATGAACATGCTGTGCAAATATTGACCCATACTGCACAAGCAACTTCAATGGCTCGACGCATTAATGCGGTAGATAAAACGGTACGAATTGGCTATGTTAGTTCGTTGCTTTATGCCTTATTACCCCAAATAATTTATTTATTCCGACAGCGACACCCTGACATTCATGTGGAGCTTATTGAGTGCGGGACACGAGATCAGATCGAAGCTTTAAAAGCAGGAAAAATTGATATTGGCTTTGGTCGATTGAGATTAACGGATCCATCCATTAAGCGGCTATTCTTACGCAAAGAACGTCTTAAACTTGCTGTACATAAAAATCATCATTTGGCAGAATTTATTGATACAGGTGTGTATTTATCACAGATTTTAGATGAGTCGATATTCTCCTATCCAATCACGCCTAAACCGAACTTTTCAACATTAATTCAGTCTGTTTTTACAGAATTGGGATTAGTCCCGAAAAAGTTTACAGAAGTCCGTGAAATTCATTTAGCTCTTGGATTGGTATCATCGGGGGAGGGAATTTGCTTAATTCCTGAGAGTGCTAGTGATATTGGAATGAAGAATTTAATTTATATCCCAATTCTAGATTTAGAAGCATACAGTCCAATTTCTTTATCGGTTCGAAATATGGATCAAAGTGCATATATTCCCAATATTTTAGAGTGCATTAAGCAAGTATTTGAGGAAAATGAAATGCCAATTCAACTCAATGAGGATTAA
- a CDS encoding dynamin family protein produces MIHNSIQTFIHATEAFDQPEKDIVAHLDKMHAWHQQLARNLNDQRLNSHGLTSESSIALDIATLNAQLDRYLNHWETQLDTLHAAQSIADHFDDKIILLIFGKFNAGKSSLCNVLAECFHRHQQSVEYFYLEDGEIVESQDRFKEGATETTTRLQGVCLGKNLILLDTPGLHSVTPENADLTQRFLDSADGVLWLSSSSSPGQVKELAALGQELRRHKPLLPVITRSDYFEEDEVDGEICQILCNKSPGQRHLQENDVHTRAMDQLIEMHVDPSLLQSPISTSSQMLKNADFNDQAMQSAGFDRLFNALMHLIQPALAYKQRKPAEALLHHLQEQILMPLQVEIVPQLHQLQQNLNHASDTLVQSKEQIMTQTWRGMIATLPSLLEQFAEQQAVDELYNTLTQQAEQFLSQQISDTLVDYQLQSLPFKPLKFAKHLSYEVIYADDTKEILAIGHDRLYTEISQSLWQKLDVHTDEVISQCQKTLSNIQIQIEVIQQGLSHDEQTLQQIAHCLRIKD; encoded by the coding sequence ATGATCCATAACTCAATTCAAACTTTCATTCATGCCACCGAAGCCTTTGATCAGCCTGAAAAAGATATTGTTGCACATTTAGATAAAATGCATGCCTGGCATCAACAACTGGCGCGCAATCTCAATGATCAGCGTTTAAACAGTCATGGGCTAACTTCAGAAAGTTCAATAGCACTGGATATTGCGACACTCAATGCTCAACTTGACCGTTACCTCAACCATTGGGAAACCCAGTTAGATACCTTACACGCTGCGCAATCCATTGCAGATCACTTTGATGACAAAATTATTTTGCTGATTTTTGGAAAATTCAATGCAGGTAAAAGCTCATTATGCAATGTATTGGCAGAATGTTTTCACAGACATCAGCAAAGTGTTGAGTATTTTTATCTTGAAGATGGTGAAATTGTTGAAAGCCAGGATCGTTTTAAAGAAGGTGCAACAGAAACCACCACACGTTTACAAGGTGTCTGCTTAGGTAAGAATTTAATCCTGTTAGACACCCCAGGATTACATTCAGTAACACCTGAAAATGCAGACTTGACTCAGCGCTTTTTAGACAGTGCGGATGGTGTACTGTGGTTAAGCAGTTCATCTTCACCTGGTCAGGTCAAAGAGTTAGCCGCTCTGGGGCAAGAATTACGTCGACATAAACCTTTATTGCCTGTGATCACTCGCAGTGATTATTTTGAAGAAGATGAGGTGGATGGTGAGATCTGTCAGATTTTGTGCAATAAAAGCCCTGGACAACGTCATTTACAAGAAAACGATGTACATACCCGTGCGATGGATCAACTCATAGAAATGCACGTTGATCCAAGCCTGCTACAATCCCCGATTTCCACATCCTCACAGATGCTGAAAAATGCTGACTTTAATGATCAAGCGATGCAAAGTGCTGGTTTTGATCGTTTATTTAATGCATTAATGCATTTGATTCAACCTGCTTTAGCTTATAAGCAACGTAAACCCGCAGAAGCTTTACTACACCATTTACAAGAACAGATTTTAATGCCATTACAGGTGGAAATTGTCCCTCAATTGCATCAATTACAACAAAATCTGAACCATGCTAGTGATACATTGGTGCAAAGCAAAGAGCAAATCATGACCCAAACCTGGCGCGGTATGATTGCAACGCTACCAAGTCTATTGGAACAATTTGCTGAGCAACAAGCTGTAGATGAGCTTTACAACACTTTGACACAACAGGCGGAGCAATTTCTGTCTCAACAGATTTCAGATACCTTAGTTGATTATCAACTGCAGAGTCTTCCATTTAAACCTCTAAAATTTGCTAAGCATCTCAGCTATGAAGTCATTTATGCTGATGATACAAAAGAAATCTTAGCCATTGGACATGATCGTTTGTACACTGAAATTTCACAAAGTTTATGGCAAAAACTAGATGTGCATACAGATGAAGTTATTTCACAATGCCAAAAAACGCTAAGCAATATTCAAATACAAATTGAGGTTATTCAACAAGGCTTAAGCCATGATGAACAAACCTTACAACAGATTGCTCATTGTTTAAGAATAAAGGATTAA
- a CDS encoding GTPase: protein MDIHTFDAATHDILAILPEYDMPLARLRAILQAGQIPTVTVIGKYNHGKSRLLNELIGNDIFSVADKRETVNLSEHLQHNIRWLDAPGLDADVAAIDDQYAQDAMWNKADIRLMIHSVREGEFDPFELQLFQQFEQDTEQTQRQSILVLTQIDQIPDQTVLAHIIDSIQKQAPAATILPVSATRHRQGVENSKQLLVERSGIPELQQKLSNMVDKVPTVRQFEKSKIFADLKKQLSQQQATTETNIQQLDNTLQQQRQAFEHDLNQILDKVRQDLQPILHISGLDDSLEPDSFANMYKLTAGKRDRNRIQVAYSRACIEINSHLVRYGVVGLPDTQKSNVRSLDTVMVAVLGISVKLRKDLKLIFEDESGRERLRHEFAHYFELSTDRMHLKQQLQDLQQQLQRIMQAQQASKTLEQTS from the coding sequence ATGGATATTCATACTTTCGATGCTGCAACCCACGATATTTTAGCCATTCTCCCAGAATACGATATGCCATTGGCTCGGTTGCGTGCCATATTACAGGCAGGTCAGATTCCAACGGTTACCGTTATTGGCAAGTATAATCATGGTAAAAGCCGACTGTTAAATGAACTGATTGGTAACGATATTTTCTCTGTGGCAGATAAAAGAGAAACTGTAAATCTCTCTGAACATTTGCAACATAATATTCGTTGGTTAGATGCACCTGGCTTAGATGCCGATGTTGCAGCTATTGATGATCAATATGCTCAAGATGCCATGTGGAATAAAGCAGATATTCGCCTGATGATCCATTCTGTGCGTGAAGGTGAATTTGATCCTTTTGAATTACAATTATTTCAACAATTCGAGCAAGATACAGAGCAAACACAACGCCAAAGTATTTTGGTACTAACACAAATTGACCAAATCCCAGATCAAACTGTCTTAGCTCACATCATTGACAGTATTCAAAAACAAGCCCCTGCTGCAACTATTTTACCTGTATCTGCGACACGCCATCGTCAAGGTGTAGAAAACTCAAAACAGCTTTTAGTAGAGCGTAGTGGTATCCCTGAGTTACAACAAAAACTCAGCAATATGGTTGATAAAGTTCCAACCGTACGCCAATTCGAAAAAAGTAAGATTTTTGCAGATCTCAAAAAACAACTGTCACAGCAACAAGCAACTACCGAAACGAATATTCAGCAACTTGACAATACACTACAACAGCAACGCCAAGCCTTTGAACATGATTTAAATCAAATCTTGGATAAAGTACGTCAAGACTTACAACCCATTCTGCATATTTCTGGACTAGATGATTCATTAGAACCAGATTCATTTGCCAATATGTATAAGTTAACTGCTGGCAAACGTGATCGTAACCGCATTCAAGTGGCTTACTCCCGTGCATGTATTGAAATCAACAGTCATCTGGTGCGTTATGGTGTGGTGGGTTTACCTGATACACAAAAAAGTAATGTGCGTAGTTTAGACACGGTCATGGTTGCAGTACTGGGTATCTCAGTCAAACTTCGTAAGGACTTAAAGCTCATTTTTGAAGATGAATCAGGACGTGAACGTTTACGCCATGAATTTGCCCATTATTTTGAATTATCCACCGATCGAATGCATCTGAAACAACAATTACAGGATTTACAGCAACAGCTTCAACGCATCATGCAAGCTCAACAGGCATCAAAGACGCTGGAGCAAACATCATGA
- the catA gene encoding catechol 1,2-dioxygenase, whose protein sequence is MTANNVRIFETEEVQNFINLLSGLEQEGGNPRTKQIIHRVVSDLFKTIEDLNITSDEYWAAIAYLNQLGTSHEAGLLSPGLGFDHFLDLRMDAADAALGIDNPTPRTIEGPLYVAGAPVAQGFARMDDGSDPNGHTLILHGTIYNADGQPIPNAQVEIWHANTKGFYSHFDPTGEQTPFNMRRTIMTDAQGHYRVQTILPAGYGCPPDGPTQQLLNQLGRHGNRPAHIHFFVSADGHRKLTTQINVAGDPYTYDDFAYATREGLVVDAIEHTDAAASQANGVEGPFAEMVFDLKLSRLVDGVDNQVVDRPRLEV, encoded by the coding sequence ATGACAGCCAACAATGTTAGAATTTTCGAGACGGAAGAAGTACAAAACTTCATCAACTTGCTTAGTGGACTTGAGCAAGAAGGTGGAAACCCACGTACTAAGCAAATCATTCATCGAGTGGTTTCTGACTTATTTAAAACTATTGAAGATTTAAACATTACTTCTGATGAATATTGGGCTGCGATTGCATATCTAAACCAATTGGGTACAAGTCATGAAGCTGGTTTACTTTCTCCAGGTTTAGGTTTCGACCATTTCCTTGATCTACGTATGGACGCTGCTGATGCTGCTTTAGGCATTGACAACCCAACACCACGTACAATCGAAGGTCCTCTTTATGTTGCAGGCGCACCTGTTGCACAAGGCTTTGCTCGTATGGATGATGGTAGTGATCCAAATGGTCATACTCTGATTTTGCATGGTACAATTTACAATGCAGATGGTCAGCCTATTCCAAATGCGCAGGTTGAAATCTGGCATGCCAATACTAAAGGTTTCTATTCACACTTTGACCCAACGGGCGAACAGACACCGTTCAATATGCGCCGCACCATTATGACAGATGCACAAGGTCATTATCGTGTACAGACAATTCTGCCAGCAGGTTATGGTTGCCCTCCAGATGGTCCAACACAACAGTTGCTCAATCAGTTAGGTCGTCATGGTAACCGCCCGGCACATATTCACTTCTTCGTATCAGCAGATGGTCATCGTAAACTTACCACGCAGATTAACGTTGCTGGCGACCCGTACACTTATGATGACTTTGCTTATGCAACGCGTGAAGGTCTTGTTGTAGATGCGATTGAACATACAGATGCGGCAGCAAGCCAAGCGAATGGTGTTGAAGGTCCTTTTGCTGAAATGGTATTTGACCTTAAGCTGAGTCGTCTGGTTGATGGTGTAGATAACCAAGTGGTAGACCGTCCTCGCCTAGAAGTTTGA
- a CDS encoding IS3 family transposase (programmed frameshift), which produces MAKRFSPEFKQQAIDYALSNSHESVAAIAQKLGVGYSTLDKWIRETNPAGSSKRQLSPEQQRIVELEKEVKQLKEANDNLKKSACVLSNRSCQEKYTVIQDLDMNEVTVSSACKYLGVSTSGYYAWRKRQANTAQKYNDLKAVYWQHHARLGAPSLVHDMHDLGYNMSERTIGRMLKKLGLRSRIARKYKHTTDSTHRLPTAPNLLDRQFTVTQPNKVWTTDITYIRTKEGWLYLCVMLDLFSRRIVGWQTSHRIDRQLVCDTFNYAMARQGYPTGVMVHSDQGSQYCSRDFRALLLKNDCTQSMSRRGNCWDNAVTESFFHTLKGHVVHGSVFSTRKEANAVLFDYIEIYYNRVRRHSANGWLSPEAFEQKYFKNLEGSIVHDTV; this is translated from the exons ATGGCTAAACGTTTTAGTCCCGAATTTAAACAGCAAGCGATTGATTATGCACTTTCAAACTCACACGAGTCTGTAGCTGCAATCGCCCAGAAATTAGGTGTGGGTTATTCAACATTAGATAAATGGATTCGTGAAACCAATCCGGCAGGTTCAAGCAAACGTCAACTTTCACCAGAACAACAGCGGATCGTGGAATTAGAGAAAGAAGTCAAACAGCTCAAGGAAGCCAATGACA ATCTTAAAAAAAGCGCATGTGTACTTTCTAACAGATCATGCCAAGAAAAGTACACGGTAATTCAAGATCTAGATATGAATGAAGTCACCGTATCTTCTGCCTGTAAATACCTAGGTGTCAGCACTTCAGGCTATTATGCCTGGCGAAAACGTCAAGCCAATACGGCACAGAAATATAATGACTTAAAAGCCGTATATTGGCAGCATCATGCACGATTGGGTGCACCTTCATTAGTACATGACATGCATGATTTAGGTTACAACATGAGCGAACGTACTATTGGAAGGATGCTAAAAAAGCTTGGTTTACGTAGCAGGATTGCGCGTAAATACAAGCATACGACTGATTCAACCCATCGTTTGCCTACAGCACCCAACTTGTTGGATCGCCAATTTACAGTTACTCAGCCTAATAAAGTCTGGACAACAGACATTACCTATATCCGCACTAAAGAAGGTTGGTTGTATTTATGTGTGATGCTAGATTTATTTAGCCGTCGTATCGTGGGGTGGCAAACCAGCCATCGAATAGACCGCCAGTTGGTGTGTGATACGTTTAACTATGCAATGGCTCGTCAGGGTTATCCAACTGGTGTTATGGTTCATTCGGACCAAGGCTCACAGTACTGTAGTCGTGATTTTAGAGCGCTGTTACTGAAAAATGATTGTACTCAGAGTATGTCTAGACGTGGAAACTGTTGGGATAATGCAGTGACTGAAAGCTTCTTTCATACATTAAAAGGTCATGTGGTACATGGCAGTGTGTTTTCGACTCGAAAAGAGGCGAATGCGGTCTTGTTTGATTATATTGAGATTTATTACAATCGGGTCAGAAGGCATTCTGCAAACGGCTGGTTAAGTCCAGAAGCCTTTGAACAGAAATATTTCAAGAATTTAGAGGGATCGATTGTCCACGATACTGTCTAG
- a CDS encoding 1,6-dihydroxycyclohexa-2,4-diene-1-carboxylate dehydrogenase: MSDRQRFLNKVVIVTGAAQGIGRGVALQVTAEGAQAILADRSEYVEEVWAEIKSNGGNAVTINADLETYAGAQAVVEKAIATYGRVDVLINNVGGAIWMKPFQEFTEEEIIKEVNRSLFPTMWCCRAVLPEMIKNQQGTIVNVSSIATRGINRIPYSASKGGVNGLTASLAFEHAKDNIRVNAIATGGTEAPPRKVPRNSNPMSEHETQWMQEVVDQTIDRTFLGRYGTIQEQVNAITFLASDDSSYITGTVVPVGGGDQG, encoded by the coding sequence ATGTCAGATCGTCAAAGATTTTTAAATAAAGTCGTCATCGTTACAGGAGCTGCTCAAGGCATTGGTCGTGGCGTTGCCCTACAAGTCACAGCAGAAGGTGCGCAAGCCATACTTGCAGATCGTTCTGAATATGTTGAAGAAGTATGGGCAGAAATCAAAAGCAATGGTGGTAATGCAGTTACGATCAATGCAGATCTTGAAACCTACGCAGGCGCTCAAGCTGTTGTCGAAAAAGCCATTGCGACCTATGGACGTGTTGATGTACTCATCAATAATGTCGGTGGTGCAATTTGGATGAAACCTTTTCAGGAATTTACTGAAGAAGAAATCATTAAAGAAGTCAATCGCTCTTTATTTCCAACTATGTGGTGCTGTCGTGCTGTCTTGCCTGAGATGATCAAGAATCAACAAGGTACGATTGTCAATGTATCTTCAATCGCGACGCGCGGCATTAACCGTATTCCCTATTCTGCATCTAAAGGTGGTGTGAATGGTTTAACCGCGTCATTGGCATTTGAACATGCCAAAGATAATATCCGCGTGAATGCGATTGCCACAGGTGGTACAGAAGCACCGCCACGTAAAGTTCCTCGCAACAGTAATCCAATGTCAGAACACGAAACGCAATGGATGCAAGAAGTGGTTGATCAAACCATAGATCGTACTTTCTTAGGTCGTTATGGCACAATCCAAGAACAAGTGAATGCAATTACTTTCCTAGCTTCCGATGATTCTTCATATATTACAGGTACAGTAGTTCCAGTCGGTGGCGGTGATCAAGGTTAA
- the benC gene encoding benzoate 1,2-dioxygenase electron transfer component BenC — protein MSNHNVALQFEDGVTRFISVAQDETLSDAAYRQKINIPLDCRDGACGTCRAFCESGSYDMPEENYIEDALTPEEAEQGYILACQCKPTSDAVFKIAASSDVCKTQIHQFQGTLSRVENLSDSTITFDIQLDEGQPDINFLAGQYVNVGIPGTTETRSYSFSSKPGNRLTGFVVRNVPNGKMSEFLSKTVKSGDKMTFTGPFGSFYLRDVARPILMLAGGTGIAPFMSMLQVLEEKGSTQPVRLVFGVTNDFDLVAIEKLNALQDKLPWFEYRTVVAHADSQHERKGYVTSHIENDWLNQGDVDIYLCGPVPMVEAVRGWLDTEGVKPKNFLFEKFSAN, from the coding sequence ATGTCAAACCATAATGTTGCACTTCAGTTCGAAGATGGCGTCACTCGCTTTATTTCCGTTGCACAAGATGAAACCCTTTCTGACGCAGCTTATCGTCAAAAAATTAATATTCCACTGGATTGTCGTGATGGCGCTTGCGGAACATGTCGTGCATTTTGTGAATCTGGTAGCTATGACATGCCAGAAGAAAATTATATTGAAGATGCACTTACACCAGAAGAAGCTGAACAAGGCTATATTTTAGCTTGCCAATGTAAACCGACTTCGGACGCTGTATTTAAAATTGCAGCATCATCGGATGTATGTAAAACACAAATTCACCAATTCCAAGGCACACTCTCTCGCGTTGAAAATCTGTCTGATTCAACCATTACTTTTGATATTCAGTTGGATGAAGGTCAGCCAGACATCAATTTCCTTGCTGGTCAATATGTCAATGTCGGCATTCCAGGAACAACAGAAACACGTTCATATTCATTTAGTTCTAAACCAGGCAATCGTTTAACTGGTTTTGTGGTACGTAATGTGCCAAATGGAAAAATGAGTGAGTTTCTGAGTAAAACAGTTAAATCCGGCGACAAAATGACCTTTACAGGACCATTTGGTAGCTTCTATTTACGTGATGTTGCGCGCCCTATCCTCATGCTCGCAGGTGGTACAGGTATTGCACCATTTATGTCAATGCTCCAAGTTCTTGAAGAAAAAGGTTCAACACAACCTGTACGTCTAGTTTTTGGTGTGACCAATGATTTTGACTTAGTCGCGATTGAAAAACTCAATGCACTTCAAGACAAATTACCATGGTTTGAATACCGTACCGTTGTTGCACATGCAGATAGCCAACATGAACGTAAAGGCTATGTCACTAGTCACATCGAAAATGACTGGTTAAACCAAGGTGATGTCGACATCTATCTATGTGGTCCAGTGCCAATGGTTGAAGCAGTGCGTGGTTGGTTAGATACTGAAGGTGTTAAACCGAAAAACTTCCTCTTTGAAAAATTCTCTGCGAATTAA